A DNA window from Pseudomonas wuhanensis contains the following coding sequences:
- a CDS encoding pyridoxamine 5'-phosphate oxidase family protein — protein MLNSIEALEAIYGLPHDRAVRKQIPFLNEDYQAMVRASPLVIISSVGPDGMDGSPRGDTPGFVRIIDERTLAIPDRPGNNRIDTLRNVVLDSRVSLLFIIPGIGETLRVNGTAQISAEPALLESFAVNGKPARTVMLVTVQAAYFHCSKAIVRSDLWNPHKHLERSALPTAGAFHKRLNDGQFDAETYDREAPARVRDSLY, from the coding sequence ATGTTGAATTCAATCGAAGCGCTGGAAGCGATCTACGGCCTGCCCCATGACCGCGCGGTGCGCAAGCAGATCCCGTTTCTGAACGAGGACTATCAGGCGATGGTCCGCGCCTCGCCCCTGGTGATTATCAGCTCGGTCGGCCCCGACGGCATGGACGGCTCACCGCGTGGCGATACGCCGGGTTTCGTGCGGATCATCGATGAGCGCACGCTGGCGATCCCGGATCGACCGGGCAACAACCGCATCGACACGCTGCGCAATGTCGTGCTCGACTCACGGGTATCGCTGTTGTTCATCATTCCAGGGATTGGCGAGACGTTGCGGGTTAATGGCACGGCGCAGATCAGCGCCGAACCCGCATTGCTGGAGAGTTTTGCCGTTAACGGCAAACCGGCGCGCACGGTGATGCTGGTGACGGTGCAAGCGGCGTATTTTCACTGCTCGAAAGCGATAGTGCGTTCGGATTTGTGGAACCCGCACAAACACCTCGAACGCTCTGCCCTGCCGACCGCCGGGGCGTTTCACAAGCGCCTGAACGATGGGCAGTTCGATGCCGAGACGTATGACCGGGAAGCACCGGCGAGAGTGCGGGACAGTCTCTACTGA
- a CDS encoding transposase, with the protein MFSCAGIDVSKDSLEVWINSQGIGASFPNSASGFPVLIDWLKGFEVTRVLLEATGGYERGPMKVLQRGGFDVLRINPRRAKDFAKAMGYRAKTDAIDARLLAEFATIIKDADSRITSAEQDNLRALVQQRENFVQQQSDDRRRIKTASVDSIKPLLQSHIDYLDQAIKSIEQLICQSAKDLDSEKIARLRSVKGLGLVTAASIMAYLPELGEVGRHEIAALAGIAPYNDDSGNHEGPRHISGGRFAVRRAMYMASWAVILRQPEFKARYDALRLRGKCAKVALIACMRVLLIRLNAMIRDQTEWREQAA; encoded by the coding sequence ATGTTTTCCTGCGCAGGCATTGATGTTTCCAAAGACAGTCTGGAAGTCTGGATTAATTCGCAAGGCATTGGTGCGAGTTTTCCGAACAGCGCCAGTGGTTTCCCGGTGCTGATTGATTGGTTAAAAGGCTTCGAAGTCACCCGCGTGTTACTGGAAGCCACCGGTGGCTACGAGCGGGGGCCCATGAAGGTGCTTCAAAGGGGCGGCTTTGACGTCTTACGAATCAATCCTCGTCGGGCGAAAGATTTTGCCAAGGCAATGGGTTATCGCGCTAAAACAGACGCGATAGATGCGCGGCTTCTCGCCGAATTTGCAACGATTATAAAGGACGCCGATAGCCGTATCACCAGCGCCGAACAGGACAATTTGCGTGCGCTGGTACAGCAACGCGAAAACTTTGTTCAGCAGCAAAGTGACGACAGGCGGCGTATCAAAACGGCTTCTGTCGACTCGATAAAACCCTTGTTGCAAAGCCATATCGACTATTTAGATCAGGCAATAAAGTCGATAGAACAGCTGATCTGCCAAAGCGCCAAAGACCTGGACAGTGAAAAAATTGCCCGCTTGCGCTCGGTTAAGGGACTAGGGCTCGTGACCGCAGCCAGCATCATGGCCTACCTGCCTGAGCTGGGAGAGGTTGGACGGCACGAGATCGCAGCACTGGCAGGGATCGCCCCTTACAACGACGACAGCGGCAACCACGAAGGGCCTCGTCATATAAGCGGTGGCCGATTTGCCGTGCGACGTGCGATGTACATGGCCAGTTGGGCTGTGATTTTGCGACAACCCGAGTTCAAAGCCCGATATGACGCGCTTCGCCTGAGAGGTAAATGCGCGAAAGTGGCGCTGATCGCCTGCATGCGGGTGTTGTTGATAAGGCTGAACGCGATGATCCGTGACCAAACTGAGTGGAGAGAGCAGGCAGCCTAA
- a CDS encoding GNAT family N-acetyltransferase — translation MPLQRLERLSEIAPHTWDALVPATQPFLRHAFLSALEDSASLGPHSGWQPEHLLHVEGDRLIAALPSYRKWHSYGEYVFDHAWAEACERAGIDYYPKLLTAVPFSPVSGPRLLAATIEDGFELLQSLPGYLEIEELSSAHINFTDPFTDAALAQQPGWLQRIGCQYHWQNRGYRDFQDFLDALSSRKRKQMRKEREQVAGQGIDFEWLEGRQLDQAQWDFVYACYANTYAVRRQAPYLTREFFSLLAERMPESIRVVLAKQGSRPVAMAFSLVGGDSFYGRYWGCLAEFDRLHFETCFYQGMDYAIANGFQRFDAGAQGEHKLIRGFEPVITHSWHYLRHPGLKSAVKDFLERERVGVMGYVEEAKTALPYRQG, via the coding sequence ATGCCGCTGCAACGTCTGGAACGTCTGTCCGAAATCGCGCCGCACACCTGGGACGCGCTGGTGCCGGCAACTCAGCCGTTTCTGCGCCATGCCTTTTTGAGTGCGCTGGAAGACAGCGCCAGCCTCGGCCCGCATTCCGGCTGGCAGCCCGAGCATCTGCTGCATGTTGAAGGCGATCGCCTGATCGCCGCGCTGCCCAGTTACCGCAAATGGCATTCCTACGGCGAGTACGTGTTCGACCATGCCTGGGCCGAAGCCTGTGAGCGTGCCGGCATCGACTACTACCCCAAGCTGTTGACGGCGGTGCCGTTCAGCCCGGTCAGCGGGCCACGATTGCTGGCGGCGACGATCGAGGATGGTTTCGAACTCCTGCAGAGCCTGCCGGGCTATCTGGAGATCGAAGAGCTTTCCAGTGCTCACATCAACTTCACCGATCCGTTCACCGACGCCGCGCTGGCCCAGCAGCCAGGCTGGTTGCAGCGCATTGGCTGTCAGTACCACTGGCAGAACCGCGGCTATCGGGATTTTCAGGACTTCCTCGACGCCCTCAGTTCGCGCAAGCGCAAGCAAATGCGCAAAGAGCGTGAGCAAGTGGCCGGGCAGGGTATCGATTTCGAATGGCTGGAAGGACGACAACTGGACCAGGCGCAGTGGGACTTTGTGTATGCCTGCTACGCCAATACCTACGCGGTGCGTCGGCAAGCGCCGTATCTGACGCGGGAATTTTTCAGTCTGCTGGCCGAGCGTATGCCGGAGTCGATTCGTGTGGTGCTGGCCAAACAAGGCTCACGACCGGTGGCCATGGCCTTCAGTCTGGTCGGGGGCGACAGCTTCTATGGCCGTTACTGGGGCTGCCTCGCGGAGTTCGATCGCCTGCATTTCGAGACCTGTTTCTATCAAGGCATGGACTACGCGATCGCCAACGGCTTTCAACGTTTCGACGCTGGCGCTCAGGGCGAGCACAAGTTGATTCGCGGGTTCGAACCGGTGATCACCCATTCCTGGCATTACCTGCGCCACCCGGGCTTGAAGTCGGCGGTGAAAGACTTCCTTGAGCGTGAGCGGGTCGGGGTCATGGGGTATGTAGAAGAGGCGAAGACTGCCTTGCCCTACCGACAAGGCTGA
- a CDS encoding OprO/OprP family phosphate-selective porin: MIRKHFAGFAASALAMAVTAQAFAGTVTTDGADIVVKTKGGLEVATTDKEFSFKLGGRLQADYSQFDGVYTRNGDTADAAYIRRGFLELSGVLYTDWAYTINYDFSHNSGDSDNGYFDEASLAYNGFKPVSIKVGRFDPDFGLEKATSSKWVTAPERNMAYDMVDWANSHQNGLGLQASSTFADSFYASAGVFSKDTDDTDGNSVKQVNGRFVFAPMHDAGNVLHFGVNVASRDVSDTAFDSRYRTRMGMRGVETLGGNDAGTNGNRPVLGGSSTSPAGSYDRDDAYGLEAAFAMGPASIQGEYIARKTKADDSSREDIKGHGFYVQGAYTLTGEARGYKVGKFDAIKPANKSIGAWELFYRYDSLTVEDDNITTASLTRDVGDAEAQVHTLGVNWYANEAVKITGAYLKAKTDNVTNATAASGTTPARRTGDDSGDGFVVRAQYVF; this comes from the coding sequence ATGATCCGTAAGCACTTCGCCGGTTTTGCCGCCAGCGCATTGGCCATGGCAGTAACCGCCCAGGCTTTCGCTGGCACCGTCACCACTGACGGCGCCGATATCGTAGTCAAAACCAAGGGCGGCCTTGAAGTCGCCACCACCGATAAAGAATTCAGCTTCAAACTCGGCGGTCGCTTGCAGGCTGACTACAGCCAGTTCGATGGCGTCTACACCAGAAACGGCGATACCGCCGACGCGGCCTACATCCGTCGTGGCTTCCTGGAGCTGTCGGGTGTGCTGTACACGGATTGGGCTTACACCATCAACTACGATTTCTCCCACAACAGCGGTGACTCCGACAACGGTTACTTCGACGAAGCGTCGTTGGCCTACAACGGCTTCAAACCGGTCTCGATCAAAGTCGGTCGTTTCGACCCGGACTTCGGCCTGGAAAAAGCTACCAGCTCCAAGTGGGTCACTGCGCCAGAACGCAACATGGCGTACGACATGGTCGATTGGGCGAACAGCCACCAGAATGGTCTGGGCCTGCAAGCCTCCAGCACCTTCGCTGATTCGTTCTACGCTTCTGCCGGCGTGTTCAGCAAAGACACCGACGATACCGATGGCAACAGTGTTAAACAGGTCAACGGTCGCTTTGTATTCGCCCCGATGCATGACGCCGGCAACGTGCTGCACTTCGGTGTGAACGTGGCTTCCCGTGACGTCTCCGACACCGCCTTCGATTCGCGTTATCGCACCCGCATGGGCATGCGTGGCGTCGAAACCCTCGGCGGCAACGATGCCGGCACCAACGGCAACCGTCCGGTGCTGGGCGGCAGTTCCACTTCGCCTGCCGGCTCCTATGACCGTGACGACGCTTACGGCCTGGAAGCTGCATTCGCCATGGGCCCTGCCTCGATCCAGGGTGAATACATCGCCCGCAAGACCAAGGCCGATGACAGCAGCCGTGAAGACATCAAGGGTCACGGTTTCTACGTCCAGGGTGCCTACACCCTCACCGGCGAAGCCCGTGGCTATAAAGTCGGCAAGTTCGATGCGATCAAGCCAGCCAACAAGTCGATCGGTGCCTGGGAGCTGTTCTATCGGTACGACAGCCTGACCGTCGAAGACGACAACATCACCACCGCCAGCCTGACCCGCGATGTCGGCGATGCCGAAGCCCAAGTGCACACCCTGGGTGTCAACTGGTACGCCAACGAAGCGGTGAAAATCACTGGCGCCTACCTCAAGGCCAAGACTGACAACGTGACCAATGCCACTGCTGCCAGCGGTACTACCCCGGCACGTCGTACAGGTGATGACAGCGGTGACGGTTTCGTGGTCCGCGCTCAATACGTGTTCTAA
- a CDS encoding anti-sigma factor family protein — protein sequence MLTCKEQVARSSDYLDGQLSFRERLMVRHHLMFCPNCRRFIRQMRLMQATLKVMPEPPVADLDALAERLANEHLKKKS from the coding sequence ATGTTGACCTGCAAGGAACAAGTGGCGCGCTCCAGTGATTATCTGGATGGGCAGTTGAGTTTTCGTGAGCGATTGATGGTGCGGCATCATTTGATGTTCTGCCCCAATTGCCGGCGGTTCATTCGGCAGATGCGCTTGATGCAGGCCACCCTGAAGGTGATGCCCGAGCCGCCTGTAGCTGATCTGGATGCGCTGGCTGAACGGCTTGCCAACGAGCATCTGAAGAAAAAATCGTAG
- a CDS encoding RNA polymerase sigma factor, whose product MAAADDTLLLERLLAGEQRAFKELVSTYQSAMRAVAYAIVGNRHVDEVVQDAWLSVVRNLGGFEGRSSLKTWLLTITANSAKSRYKQNRREVLLDDLPSPHGTLDDDRFSSSDGHWLVAPYAWHQDTPEALLTESELRECLEHTLLSLSELQSSVLLLRERQGLELEEICNLLEISLSNVRVLLHRARLKVFATVEHFEETGEC is encoded by the coding sequence ATGGCCGCAGCTGACGACACCCTATTGCTCGAACGCCTGCTGGCGGGCGAGCAGAGGGCTTTCAAGGAACTGGTCAGCACTTACCAGAGCGCGATGCGCGCGGTGGCCTATGCCATCGTCGGTAACCGACACGTCGACGAAGTGGTGCAGGATGCCTGGCTGTCGGTGGTGCGCAATCTCGGCGGGTTCGAGGGGCGGTCGAGCCTCAAGACCTGGCTGCTGACCATCACCGCCAACTCGGCCAAGAGCCGCTACAAACAAAACCGTCGGGAAGTGCTGCTCGATGACCTGCCATCGCCTCACGGCACGCTCGATGACGATCGTTTTTCATCGAGTGATGGTCATTGGCTGGTGGCGCCGTACGCCTGGCATCAGGACACGCCAGAGGCCCTGTTGACCGAAAGCGAGCTGCGCGAATGCCTGGAGCACACGTTGCTCAGCCTGTCGGAACTGCAAAGCAGTGTATTGCTGTTACGCGAGCGACAGGGGTTGGAGCTGGAGGAGATCTGTAATCTTCTGGAGATCTCGCTCTCCAATGTTCGTGTGCTGCTGCATCGGGCACGGTTGAAGGTCTTTGCGACCGTGGAGCATTTTGAGGAAACCGGCGAATGTTGA
- a CDS encoding beta-ketoacyl-ACP synthase III, translating into MHNVVISGTGLYTPANSISNEELVQSFNAYVALFNADNAEAIARGEIQALTESSAAFIEKASGIKSRFVMDKDGILDPQRMAPRLPERSNDEWSVLCQMAIGAAEQALQRAGKTAADIDGVIVACSNLQRAYPAIAIEVQEALGIQGFGFDMNVACSSATFGIQAAANSVQLGQARAILMVNPEVCTGHLNFRDRDSHFIFGDAATAVIIERADLATSKYQFDVVSTKLLTKFSNNIRNNFGFLNRAAEEGIGAPDKLFVQEGRKVFRDVCPMVAELIATHLEENQLNVSDVKRFWLHQANLSMNHLIVKKLLGREATEEEAPVILDTYANTSSAGSVISFHKNQDDLVSGSLAVLSSFGAGYSIGSVILRKR; encoded by the coding sequence ATGCATAACGTCGTCATCAGCGGCACCGGCCTGTACACCCCGGCCAACAGCATTTCCAATGAAGAGCTGGTGCAGTCTTTCAACGCTTACGTCGCGCTGTTCAACGCCGACAACGCCGAAGCCATCGCGCGCGGCGAAATCCAGGCATTGACCGAATCCAGCGCCGCGTTTATCGAAAAAGCGTCCGGCATCAAAAGCCGCTTTGTCATGGACAAGGACGGCATCCTCGACCCGCAGCGCATGGCGCCACGCCTGCCAGAACGTTCCAACGACGAGTGGTCGGTGCTTTGCCAGATGGCCATCGGCGCGGCCGAACAAGCCTTGCAGCGTGCTGGCAAGACCGCCGCTGACATCGACGGTGTGATCGTCGCCTGCTCCAACCTGCAACGCGCCTACCCGGCCATCGCCATCGAAGTTCAGGAAGCGCTGGGCATCCAGGGTTTCGGTTTCGACATGAACGTGGCGTGCTCCTCGGCGACCTTCGGCATCCAGGCTGCGGCCAACAGCGTGCAACTGGGCCAGGCCCGCGCGATCCTGATGGTCAACCCGGAAGTCTGCACCGGCCACCTGAATTTCCGTGACCGCGACAGTCACTTCATCTTCGGCGACGCCGCCACGGCGGTGATCATCGAACGTGCGGATCTCGCGACGTCCAAGTACCAGTTCGACGTGGTCAGCACCAAACTGCTGACCAAGTTCTCCAACAACATCCGCAACAACTTCGGCTTCCTCAACCGCGCCGCGGAAGAGGGCATCGGTGCCCCCGACAAACTGTTCGTCCAGGAAGGCCGCAAGGTGTTCCGCGATGTCTGCCCGATGGTCGCCGAGCTGATCGCCACGCACCTGGAAGAAAACCAGCTCAACGTCAGCGACGTGAAGCGCTTCTGGCTGCACCAGGCCAACCTCAGCATGAACCACCTGATCGTCAAGAAGCTGTTGGGCCGCGAAGCCACCGAAGAAGAAGCCCCGGTGATTCTCGACACCTATGCCAACACCAGTTCTGCCGGTTCGGTGATTTCGTTTCACAAAAATCAGGACGATCTGGTCAGCGGTTCGCTGGCCGTACTCAGCTCGTTCGGCGCTGGCTATTCGATCGGTAGCGTGATTCTGCGCAAGCGCTGA
- the hrpA gene encoding ATP-dependent RNA helicase HrpA: MTDESPSIDKLLKNLDHAMLADRHRLRRQLLELRKKPDEAKLAQWVTRTQASCDQVLARRASLPVIRYDDSLPIAAKRDEIKAALLKHQVLIIAGETGSGKTTQLPKICLEIGRGQHGLIGHTQPRRIAARSVASRVAEELATPLGALVGYQVRFEDQSDSNTLIKLMTDGILLAETQNDRYLERYDTIIVDEAHERSLNIDFLLGYLKTLLPRRPDLKVIITSATIDLERFSKHFDDAPIVEVSGRTFPVETWYRPLTLEQDEEGNRVEDDLTVDQAILATLDEIAAFERSERKSPGDVLVFLPGEREIRDAADMLRKAQLKHTEILPLYARLSPAEQQRIFQSHPGRRVVLATNVAETSLTVPGIRYVIDSGTARISRYSYRAKVQRLPIEAISQASANQRKGRCGRVEPGICIRLYSEEDFIGRPEFTDPEILRTNLAAVILQMLHLRLGEITDFPFIEPPDGKAISDGFNLLQELSAVDRNSQLTPLGRQLARLPVDPRMGRMLLEAAKLGSLQEVLIVASAMSIQDPRERPPERQQAADQAHAQWKDVDSDFAGLVNLWRGFEEQRQALTASPLRNWCRKNFLNYLRLREWRDSHRQLSLICRDMQLSLNKEPADYPKLHKAVLSGLLSQIGQKTEDGDYLGARQRRFWIHPSSGLGKKRPQWLMTAELVETTKLYARMVAKIDADWIEPLAGHLIKKNHFEPHWEKKRGQVVAFEQITLFGLIVVGRRPVHYGPVDPVVSRELFIREALVRGEIQSKAKCLSANSQLLEQLDELEAKARRRDILADEETLFAFYDARLPAEIHQTATFDSWYRVNSQKDPQLLIMREEDVLAREASEVTAAHYPDTLHIGDLELALSYHFEPNHPRDGVTLRVPAPLLPMLPPERLEWLVPGVIEAKCIALVRNLPKALRKNFVPVPDFIKAALQRITFAEGSLPLALGRELLRMTGARVSDEAWAEASQQVESHLRMNLEIVDGQGKFLGEGRDLAELTARFAEASQAALAVPQTAKSQQPVEPKVFAAVAEKTQQKIAGLSMTVYPALVEESGTVKEGRFSTPAEAEFQHRRALQRLLMQQLAEPAKFLRGKLPGLTELGLMYRELGRIDSLVEDILLASLDSCILDGEDPLPRDGAGLASLAERKRGGWTEHAERLAKLTLEILKLWHGLQKRFKGKIDLAQAVALNDIKQQLSHLVYPGFVRETPMPWLKELPRYLKAVEQRFEKIGAQVQRDRVWSGELSGLWTQYQTRANKHAQEGKRDPQLELYRWWLEEYRVSLFAQQLGTKVPISDKRLNKQWTQVEP; encoded by the coding sequence CCGGTGATTCGTTACGACGACAGCCTGCCAATCGCCGCCAAGCGCGACGAAATCAAAGCGGCGCTGCTAAAACATCAGGTGCTGATCATTGCCGGCGAAACCGGGTCGGGCAAAACCACCCAGTTGCCGAAGATCTGCCTGGAAATCGGCCGCGGCCAACACGGCCTGATCGGTCACACCCAGCCCCGTCGAATCGCCGCACGCAGCGTGGCGAGCCGGGTCGCTGAAGAATTGGCGACGCCGTTGGGCGCGCTGGTCGGCTATCAGGTGCGGTTCGAGGATCAGAGCGATTCCAACACCCTGATCAAACTGATGACCGACGGCATTCTGCTGGCGGAAACCCAGAACGACCGCTACCTCGAACGCTACGACACGATCATCGTCGACGAAGCCCACGAGCGCAGCCTGAACATCGACTTCCTGCTCGGTTACCTAAAAACCCTGCTGCCGCGTCGTCCGGACCTGAAAGTCATCATCACCTCGGCGACCATCGACCTGGAGCGTTTTTCCAAGCACTTCGACGATGCGCCAATCGTCGAAGTCTCCGGCCGCACCTTCCCGGTAGAAACCTGGTATCGCCCGCTGACCCTGGAGCAGGATGAGGAGGGCAACCGTGTCGAGGATGACCTGACCGTGGATCAGGCGATTCTCGCCACCCTCGACGAAATTGCCGCGTTCGAACGCAGCGAGCGCAAGAGCCCCGGCGACGTCCTGGTGTTCCTGCCCGGCGAGCGCGAGATTCGTGACGCCGCCGACATGCTGCGCAAGGCCCAGCTCAAACACACCGAGATTCTGCCGTTGTACGCGCGGCTGTCGCCGGCCGAACAGCAGCGGATTTTCCAGTCGCACCCAGGCCGTCGAGTCGTACTGGCAACCAACGTCGCGGAAACCTCGCTGACGGTGCCGGGCATTCGTTACGTGATCGACAGCGGCACCGCGCGCATCAGCCGTTACAGCTACCGCGCCAAGGTTCAGCGCCTGCCCATCGAAGCGATTTCCCAGGCCAGTGCCAACCAGCGTAAAGGCCGTTGCGGGCGGGTCGAACCGGGCATTTGCATCCGCCTCTACAGCGAAGAAGATTTCATCGGCCGCCCGGAATTCACCGACCCGGAAATCCTGCGGACCAACCTCGCGGCGGTGATTTTGCAGATGCTTCATCTGCGCCTCGGCGAGATCACCGATTTCCCGTTTATCGAGCCGCCGGATGGCAAAGCCATCAGCGACGGTTTCAACCTGCTGCAAGAACTCTCGGCGGTGGACCGCAACAGTCAGCTGACCCCACTCGGTCGGCAATTGGCGCGGCTGCCGGTGGACCCGCGCATGGGCCGCATGCTGCTGGAAGCGGCGAAACTGGGCAGCTTGCAGGAAGTACTGATCGTCGCCAGTGCCATGTCGATTCAGGACCCGCGCGAGCGTCCGCCGGAGCGTCAGCAAGCCGCCGATCAGGCCCACGCCCAGTGGAAAGACGTGGACTCGGACTTCGCCGGGCTGGTCAATCTGTGGCGAGGTTTTGAAGAACAACGCCAAGCCCTGACGGCCAGTCCGCTGCGCAACTGGTGCCGCAAGAATTTCCTCAATTACCTGCGCCTGCGCGAGTGGCGCGATTCCCATCGCCAGTTGAGCCTGATCTGCCGCGACATGCAGCTGAGCCTCAACAAAGAGCCGGCGGATTACCCTAAGCTGCACAAAGCCGTGCTCTCGGGTTTGCTCAGCCAGATCGGCCAGAAAACCGAAGACGGCGATTACCTCGGCGCCCGTCAGCGACGCTTCTGGATTCACCCGTCGTCGGGCCTGGGCAAGAAGCGTCCGCAATGGCTGATGACCGCCGAACTGGTGGAAACCACCAAGCTTTACGCGCGGATGGTCGCCAAGATCGACGCTGACTGGATCGAGCCGCTGGCCGGGCACCTGATCAAGAAAAACCACTTCGAACCCCATTGGGAGAAGAAGCGCGGTCAGGTTGTGGCTTTCGAACAGATCACCCTGTTCGGGCTGATCGTGGTCGGACGCCGGCCGGTGCATTACGGGCCGGTCGACCCGGTGGTGTCCCGCGAGTTGTTTATCCGCGAAGCTTTGGTGCGTGGTGAGATTCAATCCAAAGCCAAGTGCTTGTCTGCTAATTCACAGTTGTTGGAACAGCTCGACGAACTGGAAGCCAAGGCGCGCCGCCGCGACATCCTCGCTGACGAAGAAACCCTGTTCGCCTTCTACGATGCGCGACTGCCGGCAGAGATTCACCAGACCGCGACCTTCGACAGTTGGTACCGGGTCAACAGCCAGAAAGATCCGCAGCTGCTGATCATGCGCGAAGAAGACGTGCTGGCCCGCGAAGCCAGCGAAGTCACCGCCGCGCATTACCCGGACACCCTGCACATCGGCGATCTGGAACTGGCGCTGAGTTATCACTTCGAACCCAACCATCCACGCGATGGCGTGACCTTGCGTGTGCCGGCACCGCTGTTGCCGATGCTGCCGCCGGAACGTCTGGAATGGCTGGTGCCAGGCGTAATCGAGGCCAAGTGCATTGCGTTGGTGCGCAACCTGCCCAAGGCCCTGCGCAAGAATTTCGTGCCGGTGCCGGACTTCATCAAAGCCGCCTTGCAGCGCATCACGTTTGCCGAGGGCTCATTGCCTCTGGCCCTGGGGCGCGAGTTGCTGCGCATGACCGGGGCACGGGTCAGCGATGAAGCCTGGGCCGAAGCCTCGCAGCAGGTCGAAAGTCATTTGCGGATGAACCTGGAAATCGTAGACGGCCAGGGCAAGTTCCTCGGCGAAGGCCGTGACTTGGCCGAGCTGACCGCACGCTTTGCCGAGGCCAGTCAGGCTGCGTTGGCAGTGCCGCAAACGGCGAAGAGCCAACAGCCGGTGGAGCCGAAAGTCTTTGCCGCCGTGGCGGAAAAAACCCAGCAAAAAATCGCCGGGCTATCGATGACGGTGTATCCGGCGCTGGTGGAAGAAAGCGGCACCGTCAAGGAAGGTCGATTCTCGACCCCGGCCGAAGCCGAGTTCCAGCATCGCCGGGCCTTGCAGCGTTTGCTGATGCAGCAGTTGGCGGAACCGGCGAAGTTCCTGCGCGGCAAGTTGCCGGGGCTGACCGAGTTGGGCCTGATGTACCGCGAACTGGGGCGCATCGACAGTCTGGTGGAAGACATTCTGCTGGCCAGTCTCGACAGCTGCATTCTCGACGGCGAAGACCCATTGCCACGCGATGGCGCCGGGCTGGCGTCGCTGGCCGAACGCAAACGCGGCGGCTGGACCGAGCACGCTGAACGGTTGGCCAAGCTGACCCTGGAGATTCTCAAGCTGTGGCACGGCCTGCAGAAACGCTTCAAGGGCAAGATCGACCTGGCGCAAGCCGTGGCCTTGAACGACATCAAGCAGCAGCTCAGCCATCTGGTGTATCCGGGGTTCGTGCGTGAAACGCCGATGCCGTGGCTCAAGGAACTGCCGCGTTACCTCAAGGCCGTCGAGCAGCGTTTCGAGAAAATCGGCGCTCAGGTGCAAAGGGACCGGGTCTGGAGCGGCGAATTGTCCGGCCTCTGGACGCAATACCAGACCCGCGCCAACAAACATGCCCAGGAGGGCAAGCGCGATCCGCAGCTGGAGCTCTATCGCTGGTGGCTGGAGGAATACCGGGTCTCGCTGTTCGCGCAGCAATTGGGGACCAAGGTGCCGATCTCCGACAAGCGCCTGAACAAGCAATGGACACAAGTCGAGCCCTAA